A region of Dioscorea cayenensis subsp. rotundata cultivar TDr96_F1 chromosome 5, TDr96_F1_v2_PseudoChromosome.rev07_lg8_w22 25.fasta, whole genome shotgun sequence DNA encodes the following proteins:
- the LOC120260996 gene encoding translation initiation factor eIF-2B subunit beta isoform X1 has protein sequence MPDVQALVGDFVLKLKRRKVEGSHASARQTAELLRSVVSQQRLPHAGQAAVLIDAVRAVGEQLIAANPVELAVGNIVRRVLHIIREEDLSSTTTAMEGLGLSVDSDDDNAGEHEDRPALSAAAVAAAARSALRAPSLHTLLEDIPESAAVPHSSSSGGDSEGKSKSAADKSLKSRKLKHGVIEAINELIQDIDTCHEQISEQAVEHIHQNEVILTLGRSRTVKKFLCAAKEKKRSFRVFVAEGAPRYQGHVLAKELVTKGLQTTIITDSAVFAMISRVNMVIVGAHAIMANGGVIAPVGLNMVALAARRHAVPFVVVAGSHKLCPLYPHNPEVLLNDLRSPADLLDFDEFSDCMDFASRGGSPLLHVVNPTFDYVPPNLVSLFITDTGGHNPSYMYRLIADYYSADDFVVKRRSTS, from the exons ATGCCGGACGTGCAAGCTCTCGTCGGCGACTTCGTCCTCAAGCTCAAGCGCCG GAAGGTGGAAGGATCGCATGCCAGCGCGAGGCAGACGGCGGAACTGCTCCGCTCGGTGGTGTCGCAGCAGAGGCTGCCGCATGCCGGACAGGCCGCGGTTCTCATCGACGCTGTTCGCGCCGTTGGTGAGCAGCTCATCGCTGCTAACCCTGTTG AGCTAGCTGTGGGAAATATTGTTCGGCGGGTTCTGCACATTATCAGAGAGGAGGACCTTTCAAGCACTACAACTGCAATGGAAGGACTGGGACTGTCTGTCGATAGTGATGATGATAATGCGGGTGAACATGAGGATCGTCCAGCTCTTTCTGCAGCCGCTGTTGCCGCTGCTGCTAGAAGCGCTCTACGGGCCCCCTCTTTGCACACTCTTCTTGAAGACATTCCCGAGTCTGCTGCAGttcctcattcttcttcttctggcGGTGACTCAGAAGGAAAAAGCAAAT cAGCTGCTGATAAGAGTTTGAAGAGCCGGAAGCTAAAGCATGGTGTCATTGAAGCTATTAATGAATTGATCCAGGACATTGATACTTGCCATGAGCAAATTTCCGAACAAGCGGTGGAGCATATTCACCAAAA TGAGGTCATATTGACTTTAGGCCGTTCAAGAACTGTCAAGAAATTCCTGTGTGCAGCAAAAGAGAAAAAGCGATCGTTCCGGGTGTTTGTTGCAGAAGGTGCTCCAAG GTATCAGGGGCATGTTCTTGCGAAAGAGCTGGTCACAAAAGGATTACAAACTACTATAATCACTGATTCTGCAGTTTTTGCAATGATTTCACGAGTTAATATG GTGATAGTTGGAGCTCATGCGATCATGGCTAATGGTGGAGTAATAGCACCTGTTGGGTTAAATATGGTTGCACTTGCTGCTCGAAGGCATGCAGTACCATTTGTTGTGGTTGCTGGTAGTCACAAG TTGTGCCCATTATATCCTCATAATCCAGAAGTATTGTTGAATGATCTGAGATCCCCAGCTGATTTGCTGGATTTTGATGAATTCTCTGACTGCATGGATTTTGCTAGCCGGGGTGGCTCACCTCTTCTTCATGTTGTGAATCCTACATTTGATTATGTGCCACCCAACCTTGTCAGTCTTTTCATTACTGATAC GGGAGGGCATAACCCGTCATATATGTACCGGCTCATTGCAGATTATTACTCTGCTGATGATTTTGTCGTGAAACGGCGATCAACATCTTGA
- the LOC120260578 gene encoding photosystem I chlorophyll a/b-binding protein 6, chloroplastic isoform X2 — translation MALSISSFQLIYKPTRTLIKPSTTCAIFASKLTTTSRSLPSHVTNATKDYSVCEPLPPDRPLWFPGSSPPEWLDGSLPGDFGFDPLGLDPELLRWFAQAELMHSRWAMLAVAGILIPECLERLELIENFSWYNAGAQTYFADPVTLFVVQMILMGWVEGRRWADYVKPGCVDIELEYPNVKKPKPDVGYPGGLWFDPFMWGRGSPEPVMQMRTKEIKNGRLAMLAFVGFCFQAVYTGEGPLENLSAHLADPGHSNIFQAFLSH, via the exons ATGGCTCTTTCCATTTCATCATTTCAACTGATCTACAAACCCACAAGAACCCTCATAAAACCATCCACAACTTGTGCCATATTTGCATCAAAACTCACAACCACTTCAAGATCACTTCCAAGTCATGTAACTAATGCAACAAAGGATTACAGTGTTTGTGAGCCACTTCCTCCTGATAGACCTCTCTGGTTCCCTGGAAGTTCACCTCCTGAATGGCTTGATGGAAG TCTTCCTGGAGATTTTGGCTTTGATCCTCTTGGTTTAG ACCCAGAACTTCTCCGGTGGTTTGCTCAAGCGGAGCTAATGCATAGCCGCTGGGCAATGCTCGCGGTCGCCGGAATACTCATCCCCGAATGCTTAGAAAGACTGGAGCTAATCGAAAATTTCTCGTGGTACAATGCCGGAGCACAAACATACTTTGCAGACCCTGTAACACTATTTGTGGTGCAAATGATACTAATGGGATGGGTGGAAGGAAGAAGATGGGCTGATTATGTGAAACCAGGATGTGTGGACATTGAGCTAGAGTACCCAAACGTGAAGAAGCCAAAGCCGGACGTGGGGTACCCGGGAGGGTTGTGGTTTGATCCGTTCATGTGGGGGAGGGGCTCGCCGGAGCCGGTGATGCAGATGAGAACCAAAGAGATCAAGAATGGAAGGTTGGCCATGCTTGCTTTTGTTGGCTTTTGTTTTCAGGCAGTGTACACCGGTGAGGGACCGTTGGAGAATTTGTCTGCTCATTTGGCTGATCCTGGccattctaatatttttcag GCATTCTTATCTCATTGA
- the LOC120260997 gene encoding ubiquinone biosynthesis protein COQ9, mitochondrial — MLKSSPAARRLLAGIVSSRRIGSPFSLLQLSTAAFDPASNPSTHQDQPPALPTPETSRSRENDGEAHRRSTGKREGVSYQEEQARVLRAALSHVPRLGWSETAMILGAKDAGISPSIVGSFPRKEAALVEFFMDDCLQKLIDRIDSDMELDKLILSDRLSKLTRTRLEMQAPYISKWPQALSIQAQPANLPTSFKQRAVMIDEIWHAARDQGSDVDWYVKRTVLGGIYSTSEVYMLTDHSPGFRDTWNFLEHRIKDAFDLQKTIQEATYLAEAVGAGLGNSMQGFMKRMFQK, encoded by the exons ATGCTGAAATCCTCGCCAGCGGCTCGCCGGCTTCTCGCCGGAATCGTGTCCAGCCGCCGCATCGGCTCTCCATTCTCGTTGCTCCAGCTCTCTACCGCTGCCTTTGATCCAGCTTCGAACCCATCGACCCACCAGGACCAGCCCCCAGCTCTTCCGACTCCGGAGACGTCGAGATCGAGGGAAAACGATGGCGAGGCTCATAGAAGAAGTACTGGGAAGCGGGAAGGAGTGAGCTACCAGGAGGAGCAGGCACGGGTACTCCGGGCGGCGCTCTCCCACGTT CCAAGGTTAGGTTGGAGTGAGACTGCTATGATTTTGGGGGCGAAGGATGCGGGCATCTCTCCTTCTATCGTTGGCTCTTTCCCCCGCAAAGAGGCAGCACTTGTAGAG TTCTTCATGGATGACTGTCTTCAAAAGCTTATTGATCGAATTGATTCCGATATGGAGTTAGATAAGCTGATCCTCAGTGATCGTCTTTCCAAACTCACAAGAACCCGCTTGGAAATGCAGGCGCCATATATATCAAAGTGGCCCCAAGCACTAAGCATTCAA GCACAACCAGCCAACCTTCCAACAAGTTTCAAACAGAGGGCTGTTATGATTGATGAAATTTGGCATGCTGCCAGAGATCAGGGATCAGATGTTGATTGGTATGTCAAGCGAACAGTGCTTGGAGGTATTTATTCAACATCTGAAGTGTATATGCTGACCGATCATAGTCCAG GGTTTCGTGATACATGGAACTTCTTGGAACATCGAATTAAAGACGCATTCGATCTTCAGAAGACCATCCAGGAG GCCACCTACTTAGCTGAGGCTGTTGGAGCTGGATTAGGGAACTCCATGCAAGGGTTCATGAAGAGGATGTtccagaaataa
- the LOC120260578 gene encoding photosystem I chlorophyll a/b-binding protein 6, chloroplastic isoform X1 has translation MALSISSFQLIYKPTRTLIKPSTTCAIFASKLTTTSRSLPSHVTNATKDYSVCEPLPPDRPLWFPGSSPPEWLDGSLPGDFGFDPLGLGSDPELLRWFAQAELMHSRWAMLAVAGILIPECLERLELIENFSWYNAGAQTYFADPVTLFVVQMILMGWVEGRRWADYVKPGCVDIELEYPNVKKPKPDVGYPGGLWFDPFMWGRGSPEPVMQMRTKEIKNGRLAMLAFVGFCFQAVYTGEGPLENLSAHLADPGHSNIFQAFLSH, from the exons ATGGCTCTTTCCATTTCATCATTTCAACTGATCTACAAACCCACAAGAACCCTCATAAAACCATCCACAACTTGTGCCATATTTGCATCAAAACTCACAACCACTTCAAGATCACTTCCAAGTCATGTAACTAATGCAACAAAGGATTACAGTGTTTGTGAGCCACTTCCTCCTGATAGACCTCTCTGGTTCCCTGGAAGTTCACCTCCTGAATGGCTTGATGGAAG TCTTCCTGGAGATTTTGGCTTTGATCCTCTTGGTTTAG GTTCAGACCCAGAACTTCTCCGGTGGTTTGCTCAAGCGGAGCTAATGCATAGCCGCTGGGCAATGCTCGCGGTCGCCGGAATACTCATCCCCGAATGCTTAGAAAGACTGGAGCTAATCGAAAATTTCTCGTGGTACAATGCCGGAGCACAAACATACTTTGCAGACCCTGTAACACTATTTGTGGTGCAAATGATACTAATGGGATGGGTGGAAGGAAGAAGATGGGCTGATTATGTGAAACCAGGATGTGTGGACATTGAGCTAGAGTACCCAAACGTGAAGAAGCCAAAGCCGGACGTGGGGTACCCGGGAGGGTTGTGGTTTGATCCGTTCATGTGGGGGAGGGGCTCGCCGGAGCCGGTGATGCAGATGAGAACCAAAGAGATCAAGAATGGAAGGTTGGCCATGCTTGCTTTTGTTGGCTTTTGTTTTCAGGCAGTGTACACCGGTGAGGGACCGTTGGAGAATTTGTCTGCTCATTTGGCTGATCCTGGccattctaatatttttcag GCATTCTTATCTCATTGA
- the LOC120260998 gene encoding SPX domain-containing protein 3-like — translation MKFGKRLKKQIEDTIPEWRDKFLAYKDLKKLVRLMSITPSSSTDLKVEEEFIHLLNSEIEKFNGFFMEQEEEFIIRLRELKERIQSVISTAHEQSEAVYAAEMWRLRKDIVNFHGEMVLLENYSSINYTGLAKILKKYDKRTGGLLRLPFIEKVLKQPFFTTDLISKLVKECEDTIEVVFEVPQENAKLGGRDVVAEEGAEQSIFRNTVAALVTMREMRKGSSTYGRFSLPPMSLPDIDLAQPLQLPSPIPS, via the exons ATGAAGTTTGGGAAGAGGCTCAAGAAGCAAATTgaggacacaatccctgaatgGAGAGACAAGTTCTTGGCCTATAAGGACCTCAAGAAGCTTGTAAGGCTCATGTCCATCACACCCTCGTCATCGACTGACTTGAAGGTGGAAGAGGAGTTCATTCATCTCTTGAACTCCGAGATCGAAAAGTTCAATGGATTTTTCATGGAGCAGGAGGAGGAATTTATCATCCGActaaga GAGTTGAAGGAGAGGATTCAGAGTGTTATCTCAACCGCACATGAGCAATCAGAGGCAGTCTATGCGGCTGAGATGTGGAGATTAAGGAAAGACATTGTCAACTTTCATGGAGAGATGGTGCTATTGGAAAACTATAGCAGTATAAACTACACAG GACTGGCAAAGATATTGAAGAAGTATGACAAGAGAACTGGAGGTTTGTTAAGGTTGCCATTCATTGAGAAAGTGCTGAAACAGCCTTTCTTCACAACAGACCTTATATCTAAACTGGTAAAAGAATGCGAGGACACAATAGAAGTAGTGTTTGAAGTACCTCAAGAGAATGCCAAATTGGGAGGGCGGGACGTGGTCGCAGAGGAGGGGGCAGAGCAGAGCATCTTCAGGAACACCGTGGCCGCACTAGTGACCATGCGAGAGATGAGGAAGGGAAGCTCCACCTATGGCCGGTTTTCGCTCCCTCCGATGAGTTTGCCAGATATTGATCTTGCACAACCTTTGCAACTCCCTTCTCCCATCCCCAGTTAG
- the LOC120260996 gene encoding translation initiation factor eIF-2B subunit beta isoform X2 produces the protein MPDVQALVGDFVLKLKRRKVEGSHASARQTAELLRSVVSQQRLPHAGQAAVLIDAVRAVGEQLIAANPVELAVGNIVRRVLHIIREEDLSSTTTAMEGLGLSVDSDDDNAGEHEDRPALSAAAVAAAARSALRAPSLHTLLEDIPESAAVPHSSSSGGDSEGKSKSADKSLKSRKLKHGVIEAINELIQDIDTCHEQISEQAVEHIHQNEVILTLGRSRTVKKFLCAAKEKKRSFRVFVAEGAPRYQGHVLAKELVTKGLQTTIITDSAVFAMISRVNMVIVGAHAIMANGGVIAPVGLNMVALAARRHAVPFVVVAGSHKLCPLYPHNPEVLLNDLRSPADLLDFDEFSDCMDFASRGGSPLLHVVNPTFDYVPPNLVSLFITDTGGHNPSYMYRLIADYYSADDFVVKRRSTS, from the exons ATGCCGGACGTGCAAGCTCTCGTCGGCGACTTCGTCCTCAAGCTCAAGCGCCG GAAGGTGGAAGGATCGCATGCCAGCGCGAGGCAGACGGCGGAACTGCTCCGCTCGGTGGTGTCGCAGCAGAGGCTGCCGCATGCCGGACAGGCCGCGGTTCTCATCGACGCTGTTCGCGCCGTTGGTGAGCAGCTCATCGCTGCTAACCCTGTTG AGCTAGCTGTGGGAAATATTGTTCGGCGGGTTCTGCACATTATCAGAGAGGAGGACCTTTCAAGCACTACAACTGCAATGGAAGGACTGGGACTGTCTGTCGATAGTGATGATGATAATGCGGGTGAACATGAGGATCGTCCAGCTCTTTCTGCAGCCGCTGTTGCCGCTGCTGCTAGAAGCGCTCTACGGGCCCCCTCTTTGCACACTCTTCTTGAAGACATTCCCGAGTCTGCTGCAGttcctcattcttcttcttctggcGGTGACTCAGAAGGAAAAAGCAAAT CTGCTGATAAGAGTTTGAAGAGCCGGAAGCTAAAGCATGGTGTCATTGAAGCTATTAATGAATTGATCCAGGACATTGATACTTGCCATGAGCAAATTTCCGAACAAGCGGTGGAGCATATTCACCAAAA TGAGGTCATATTGACTTTAGGCCGTTCAAGAACTGTCAAGAAATTCCTGTGTGCAGCAAAAGAGAAAAAGCGATCGTTCCGGGTGTTTGTTGCAGAAGGTGCTCCAAG GTATCAGGGGCATGTTCTTGCGAAAGAGCTGGTCACAAAAGGATTACAAACTACTATAATCACTGATTCTGCAGTTTTTGCAATGATTTCACGAGTTAATATG GTGATAGTTGGAGCTCATGCGATCATGGCTAATGGTGGAGTAATAGCACCTGTTGGGTTAAATATGGTTGCACTTGCTGCTCGAAGGCATGCAGTACCATTTGTTGTGGTTGCTGGTAGTCACAAG TTGTGCCCATTATATCCTCATAATCCAGAAGTATTGTTGAATGATCTGAGATCCCCAGCTGATTTGCTGGATTTTGATGAATTCTCTGACTGCATGGATTTTGCTAGCCGGGGTGGCTCACCTCTTCTTCATGTTGTGAATCCTACATTTGATTATGTGCCACCCAACCTTGTCAGTCTTTTCATTACTGATAC GGGAGGGCATAACCCGTCATATATGTACCGGCTCATTGCAGATTATTACTCTGCTGATGATTTTGTCGTGAAACGGCGATCAACATCTTGA
- the LOC120260242 gene encoding translation initiation factor IF-2-like produces the protein MAAGMGAGSGREWPEMAAGRGREGGKRWQGRGREAGETGRPGAGRQTGVQGRQGGPGAGRQAASWGRKRTAAWNGEADGREWGDRGATGSGETDGGREWEKRTAWESGRPISHYSYIRDLYSTQ, from the exons ATGGCGGCCGGGATGGGGGCCGGGAGTGGCCGGGAGTGGCCGGAAATGGCGGCGGGACGGGGCCGGGAGGGAGGGAAGCGGTGGCAGGGACGGGGCCGGGAAGCAGGGGAGACTGGCCGCCCGGGAGCGGGGAGACAGACGGGGGTGCAGGGGAGGCAGGGCGGGCCGGGAGCGGGGAGACAGGCAGCGAGCTGGGGCAGAAAGCGGACGGCGGCTTGGAACGGGGAGGCAGACGGCCGGGAGTGGGGAGACAGGGGTGCCACCGGGAGCGGGGAGACGGATGGCGGCCGGGAGTGGGAGAAACGGACGGCCTGGGAGTCGGGGAGACCAATATCG cattactcctATATAAGGGATTTGTATTCTACTCAGTAG